A region from the Benincasa hispida cultivar B227 chromosome 10, ASM972705v1, whole genome shotgun sequence genome encodes:
- the LOC120088668 gene encoding mitogen-activated protein kinase kinase kinase 18-like isoform X1 has protein sequence MEWVRGDELGRGNFATISLAKLTKGFDQFPPLMVVKSSVSSLSSVSLKNEKQILDRIGICPQIITCFGDGFSVEKDEEKRYNLFLEYANGGSLADVVRIHGGGGLPEFDVRRYTKAILCGLRHVHGNGFVHCDLKLSNVLVFGNGDVKIVDFGLAKAAGKITAAETEERLEWRGTPMYMSPETVNGGEYESPCDIWALGCAVVEMVAGKPAWRVGPETNIFGLMMRIGVGEEVPEIPENLSAEGKDFIRRCFVKDPRKRWTAEMLLNHPFVAGAGDTVTLKEATESPTGPFDFPEFVCSDQGSDEWSFCCSNSSPEMLSRVRRLVTGEPVDWSVMDSWVTVR, from the coding sequence ATGGAGTGGGTTCGAGGAGACGAACTAGGCCGTGGAAATTTTGCGACGATTAGTTTAgccaaattgacaaaagggttTGATCAGTTCCCGCCGTTAATGGTGGTCAAATCCTCTGTTTCTTCTCTATCCTCTGTTTCGCTCAAGAACGAGAAGCAAATTCTCGATCGGATTGGGATTTGTCCACAGATTATTACTTGTTTTGGCGATGGATTCAGTGTTGAGAAAGATGAGGAGAAGCGTTATAATTTGTTCTTGGAGTATGCCAATGGCGGAAGTCTTGCGGATGTTGTGAGAATCCATGGCGGCGGTGGGTTGCCGGAATTCGATGTTCGAAGGTACACCAAAGCGATTCTTTGTGGACTCCGGCACGTTCATGGTAATGGGTTTGTTCATTGTGATTTGAAGCTTTCGAATGTGTTGGTTTTTGGGAATGGTGATGTTAAAATCGTTGATTTTGGGCTTGCTAAAGCGGCTGGAAAAATTACGGCGGCGGAAACAGAGGAGAGATTGGAATGGAGAGGAACTCCGATGTATATGTCGCCGGAGACTGTTAACGGCGGTGAGTATGAGTCGCCGTGTGATATTTGGGCGTTGGGTTGCGCCGTCGTGGAGATGGTGGCTGGAAAGCCGGCGTGGAGGGTTGGGCCGGAAACAAATATATTTGGGCTGATGATGAGGATTGGAGTCGGAGAGGAAGTACCGGAGATACCAGAGAATTTATCGGCGGAAGGGAAAGATTTTATTCGGCGGTGTTTTGTCAAGGATCCAAGGAAGAGATGGACGGCGGAAATGCTTTTGAATCACCCATTCGTCGCCGGTGCCGGTGATACTGTTACATTGAAGGAAGCGACAGAGTCGCCGACGGGGCCTTTCGACTTCCCGGAATTTGTTTGTTCCGACCAAGGTTCTGATGAGTGGAGTTTCTGTTGTTCAAATTCGTCACCGGAGATGTTGAGTAGGGTCCGGCGGCTGGTGACAGGGGAGCCTGTGGATTGGTCTGTGATGGATAGTTGGGTCACAGTGAGGTGA
- the LOC120088668 gene encoding mitogen-activated protein kinase kinase kinase 18-like isoform X2 → MEWVRGDELGRGNFATISLAKLTKGFDQFPPLMVVKSSVSSLSSVSLKNEKQILDRIGICPQIITCFGDGFSVEKDEEKRYNLFLEYANGGSLADVVRIHGGGGLPEFDVRRYTKAILCGLRHVHAAGKITAAETEERLEWRGTPMYMSPETVNGGEYESPCDIWALGCAVVEMVAGKPAWRVGPETNIFGLMMRIGVGEEVPEIPENLSAEGKDFIRRCFVKDPRKRWTAEMLLNHPFVAGAGDTVTLKEATESPTGPFDFPEFVCSDQGSDEWSFCCSNSSPEMLSRVRRLVTGEPVDWSVMDSWVTVR, encoded by the exons ATGGAGTGGGTTCGAGGAGACGAACTAGGCCGTGGAAATTTTGCGACGATTAGTTTAgccaaattgacaaaagggttTGATCAGTTCCCGCCGTTAATGGTGGTCAAATCCTCTGTTTCTTCTCTATCCTCTGTTTCGCTCAAGAACGAGAAGCAAATTCTCGATCGGATTGGGATTTGTCCACAGATTATTACTTGTTTTGGCGATGGATTCAGTGTTGAGAAAGATGAGGAGAAGCGTTATAATTTGTTCTTGGAGTATGCCAATGGCGGAAGTCTTGCGGATGTTGTGAGAATCCATGGCGGCGGTGGGTTGCCGGAATTCGATGTTCGAAGGTACACCAAAGCGATTCTTTGTGGACTCCGGCACGTTCATG CGGCTGGAAAAATTACGGCGGCGGAAACAGAGGAGAGATTGGAATGGAGAGGAACTCCGATGTATATGTCGCCGGAGACTGTTAACGGCGGTGAGTATGAGTCGCCGTGTGATATTTGGGCGTTGGGTTGCGCCGTCGTGGAGATGGTGGCTGGAAAGCCGGCGTGGAGGGTTGGGCCGGAAACAAATATATTTGGGCTGATGATGAGGATTGGAGTCGGAGAGGAAGTACCGGAGATACCAGAGAATTTATCGGCGGAAGGGAAAGATTTTATTCGGCGGTGTTTTGTCAAGGATCCAAGGAAGAGATGGACGGCGGAAATGCTTTTGAATCACCCATTCGTCGCCGGTGCCGGTGATACTGTTACATTGAAGGAAGCGACAGAGTCGCCGACGGGGCCTTTCGACTTCCCGGAATTTGTTTGTTCCGACCAAGGTTCTGATGAGTGGAGTTTCTGTTGTTCAAATTCGTCACCGGAGATGTTGAGTAGGGTCCGGCGGCTGGTGACAGGGGAGCCTGTGGATTGGTCTGTGATGGATAGTTGGGTCACAGTGAGGTGA